cactggctCACACACCTCCAGCCTTGAaagagtttttctgtttgtttgtttcttcttatttttatatgcttgggtgttttgcctgtatgtatgtctgtttgcCATGTGCTTGCAGTATctggaggcatcagatcccctgggactggggttagacagttgtgagtgccATGTGAgtggggaattgaacccgggtcctcttagccactgagccacctcttcagcccttgaaatagtatttttttttttttttttggtttttcgagacagggtttctctgtggctttggagcctgtcctggaactagctctgtagaccaggctggtctcaaactcacagagatccgcctgcctctgcctcccgagtgctgggattaaaggcgtgcgccaccaccgcccggcttgaaatagtatttataaacaatttgAAGAGGTTTGCCATTCAAATTAGACTTCAGAGAGTTTGTAAGCTGTCCATGGAGCTCCTCTTGCCATGAACTTTTTCTTGGGTCACCAGCGTCACAAGGATATTCCAGGGTCAAAGCCACTGTTGTTTTCTCCCAAATCCACAGTCCCTGTGGGTTAGTATAGCAGTCGGGAGATGGGACGGATGAGACTCAGAGAGGGAAAGTCTTTGTCTGCGGATTCACAGCCAACCCATGAGGGTGCTGAGTCCAGAACCTGACTGTCTGGGCTGTTGCTGAGATACTGTCCCATTTCTGTCCTGCTGTGCTGAGTAGGTTAGAAGCAGGGTGACATCTGCACTGTCCTCTTCTCTGACCTTGTGTCTATTCTGTGATCACTTGTGAAAGTTGACTGGCCTCAGCCTGGAGTGTGTGACTGACTAATCTTGGTATCGTGACAGGTGTAGGAGAGCCTCTGGTGAGTTCCCAGAGCACACAGAACCCTCCAGAACTGCAGGATTTCGAGGCTCCCAGCTCCTCGGGCCCAGGAGGCCTATGGGGCAAGGTGGGGAGAGGCCCAGTGGAATCTGGTGTGAGTCAGTCGGATGCTGAGAATGCAGCCCACTCTTGCAAGGATGAACCTGACGCCCAACCCCGCCGCCGAGGGCGACCCTCCAGGAGGTTCTTAGGGAAGAAGTACCGAAAGTAGGTACAGTGTTGCAGAGGTGAGCTTAACAGGCTGGGGGTTCCCTGAGCCGACAGCCCAGCCAGtgcctctccatcccttcctggcAGGTACTACTACAAGTCGCCCAAGCCACTGCTCAGGCCTTACCTGTGCCGCATATGTGGCTCACGCTTCCTGTCCCTTGAGGATCTGCGCTTCCATGTCAATTCCCACGAAGCTGGTGACCCACAGCTCTTCAAGTGCCTGCAATGTAGCTACCGCTCCCGTCGCTGGTCCTCACTCAAGGTGTGTAGTCCAGGAGGTCACAGGGCAGGATGAGTCACTCTGACCATCTAGCTTATGAAGGATACTGGGACATGGTGGCCTGTGGAGGGCTGCCACAGGCAATTGTTAGGGTGTCCAGTGAGTGACACCTCACTTTGAAAGATGCAGTTGACATTAGAGATCATGTAGACATGCTTATCCTCGCTGCCCGACTGGCCGGGTGGGTAGTTCTGTCCAACAGTCACTCCACAGCAGTGGCATGTCTCGGGAAAACGCTTCTTTCATCTCGCTCCAGAGGTGTGGGCCAACAGTAGCCCATGctgtattttgtcattttgtgtCAGTTGAGGTTTCAGGTGTTGACTGTACCAATGTACTGCAGAATTGCAACTTGACGACACCCGTGCTATGGCAGGGTGGAGTGTAGACTCATCCTTCATGGCCTGGCGGACAGTCTGTGCTGTCTCCATGTGCTACTGCTTCTTCCCACGCAGAACACGCAGGCTGGAGTTGTTCTTTAGGCTCCTCAGGGAACTGTCCCACAGTGTGGAGCATAAGGCATGGGTTATGGAGCCACATTGCCCAGCTCCAAGCTTTGCTGTCACGAGGTCCCTTCATTCTGAGCCTTCATTTCCCTTTTGGTCAGATGGTAAACTAGCCTAAGGACTGGCACAGCAGGTGTCTCTCTGGGAAGAGTCCCCagccaggcagcaggctctgCTGTCCACACTCACCCTGAGGCTGTGAGCGAGTGTGCAAGGGGAGGTAGGGAAGAAGGAGGGGCAGCGGAGCCTCCagccctgtctgtctctcccaggAGCACATGTTCAACCATGTGGGCAGCAAGCCCTACAAGTGTGACGAGTGCAGCTACACCAGTGTCTACCGGAAGGATGTCATCCGACATGCGGCCGTGCACAGCCGGGACCGGTCAGTGAGTTGTGCGGGCACATGAGTCTAGGCAGGAGAACATGTGGTCAGAAGTACCGTGGGTCCTCTGTAGCACCCCTGCTCTGGTTAGAAACATTCAGAAAGCAAGGTGAATCCTACCTGATCAGTGTTCCCAGAATCCTCAGGGCTAGCGCTTTGAGGTCCCCAGTTCAGGATCTTCCTTCATGTGGGAGCTTTAGTTTCTCatctggaaagtggagacagTTGTCGAGGGGCCTGAAGGAAATTGTGTGACTACAGGGTTCATGGGTGATTAGAAGGTCTTGTGCTGGTCAGGTGCAGGCCTTTCTCAGAGCTAAGAGCAGATTAGGACTGGGAAAATCAGATGTTTTCCAGCCTGGTGGCTGCTCAGTGAGTTACAGCCAGGCCTATGGCTCCGGCAAAGAATTGGCTTCTCTGGCCTATGATCTATGAGCAAAGGGTGGATAGAAACCCATGGAGTACTGGAACCAGGGTGGGCGACAGTTTTCCAAGATGCTTACAGGTTTCTTGAAAAAGAGGGGATTGTGTAGCCTGCTAGGATTCTGGTCACCAGATTGAAGCCTGTTCTCCAGGGCTTTTTCCTGTGGGGCTTCTTGGAGCCTGTAGTGCAGAAATGTGTCCTGTGACTGGAGGGGGGCAGACCATGGCCCTGCTTAAGTAGCACAGAGCGTATCTCCTGTGGAGTCTTAGCATCCTCCCCAGGGAATACCCGCTGGCTCTCCATGGGTTCAGAGGAGAGGGCATGAGGAACAAGAGGGGTGGTCTGGACTGAGATTGGACAGCTGTGGGGAGGCTTTGGTAACACTTGGTTTCTCCTTTCCCAGAAAGAAGAGGCCAGATCCGGTGAGTGTGGGGCCTTGGCCTGGGAAGGGCCCTGGACTGCTCTGCTGATAGGGGTAGTGGATAAGGTGAGAGCTCCctgctctgtccccttctctccctctgacCTCTCATTATACCTTCCCAGACCCCAAAGCTGAGCTCTTTCCCTTGCCCAGTGTGTGGCCGTGTGTATCCCATGCAAAAAAGACTAACGCAGCACATGAAGACTCACAGCACTGAGAAGCCACACATGTGTGATAAGGTGGGTGGTCAGGCGAGCTGTGGCTGGAGGCAGGGCCCTCTCTGGGCCGTCCCCATCTCATTCCACCTTCCCACCCgcagtgtgggaagtcctttaaGAAGCGCTACACCTTCAAAATGCACCTGCTTACACACATCCAGGCTGTTGCCAACCGCAGGTATGTCCCCACTGGAGGTCCCTGGGTCGGGAAGGAACCCCTCCTGTTTCTGAGCTCCCTGTTAACTGCCTCTAGGTTCAAATGTGAGTTCTGCGAGTTTTTCTGTGATGACAAGAAGGCACTGTTGAACCACCAGTTGTCCCATGTTAGCGACAAACCCTTCAAATGCAGCTTTTGTCCCTACCGAACCTTCCGTGAGGATTTCCTGCTATCCCATGTGGCTGTCAAGCACACAGGTCAGGCCAGCCCTCCAGTCCCAACACCTCAACCAAAGTTCAGCTCTCTTTGTCCCTCTCAACAGCCCAAGCTACAGATAGACTTAACCCTTATGCCATAAAGAAACTCCTGTGGTATTCTCTTGCTCCTGAGCCCAGCGCCAGCAACTGCTTTCCCTGCCTTAGTTAggaaagagggaaatgggaggtgaccTTGAGAATGTCCTTTCTGCTTTAGTCCACTGGACTGGACAGCAGTGTTTGTCCAAGCATGGTAATgacttacagagtgagtttaggGTTCCCTGCAGAGCTGCATGGGTGCAAGTGTCCCCGATATCCACAGGGGCCAAGCCCTTCGCCTGTGAGTACTGCCACTTCAGCACTCGGCACAAGAAGAACCTGCGCCTGCATGTGCGATGCCGACACGCAAACAGCTTTGAAGAGTGGGGACGGCGCCACCCTGAGGAGCCCCCCTCCCGCCGCCGCCCCTTCTTCTCCCTGCAGCAGATAGAAGAGCTGAAGCAGCAGCATACTGCAGCTCCTGGCCTGCCTCCCAGCTCGCCAGGGCCTGAGGTAGGTCCTGCTGGGAGGCAGTACACACAGTGGGAACTAGTGGGGTCTCCTTTGCACATTGTGATCCAACAGGATGATCCCTGCCTCAGTCGCTGTGGCGGACATCAGTTAAGTTATGGGTACAGTTGTAAGCGTAACGGAGGGTGACTTTCCAGTCTGGACAGCACATACACCAGAGTGACTTGTGTTCTTAGATGCAAAGCTCAACAGCTCTGAGATGCTGTGGCCCAAACCCTGGTGGTCAGGGACCAAGCTGTCTGAATATTTTTTAACAGCATCCTAGGATCTGTCTTTGGTCTTTATGTTTGTTCTCATGGTCCAGCATAGCTTCAGGAACACCTTCCAGGCCAGAAGCAAAGGGAATGGCTGGGAGATGGTAAAAAATGATGTTTGCTGTCATCTACCCAAATCTTCCTCGTGAGCCTTATTAGAAGCTGCTGCTTAGTTACATGGCCACACTTTTAGagccatgagatgctgagaagtgCCATCTTGTAGATGGGTACACTGCCTTCCCTCATGAAACTCAAGAGTACTTTTGACaagaaggaagatgaaggggcttgggagatggttcagcgaGTTagtgcttgttgccaagccttATGACCTGATTTGGATTCCCAGGTCCTAGATGGTAGAAGTGGAAAAATAACTCCCCAAAGTAGTCTTTTGATACCCATATGTGCACTGTGGCGCTTGTGcctatacacataacacacagacaaaaaaaaaggatggatgGTTTAGATTTGGGTAAGGAGCTAGTATTCTGTCATGGGAGCTCCCAGTGGCCCTAGGAAGATAACCACACTACAATAATAGTACATGGGCTCTGGAGTTGGCAGccttgggttcaagtcccagccctTCACATTTCTGAGCCTCACCATTCCACTGAACACTGAGCTggtaaatacctttaaaaataataggtGAGACAAACAAGGGACTGGGAGGACATGATGACATTAGATGTGCTCGGGAAATGCACTTGGATCAGGCCACCCCTCTCAGGTTTGACCCATTCACTTCCCCAGGCCCCCCAAGAGCCAGCACCTTTCCAGTCACCTGAGACTCCCCCACTACTCTGTCCTGATGCCCTAGGTGGTGCCACAATCATCTACCAACAAGGTGAGCCTTGAAGAAGGCAGGGAGTAGGGTAGGAAGATGACAAGGGTGGCATTGGGTGCCGGGTGTCCAGCCTGTTCTCAAACCCAGGTCCCATACCCCCAGGAGCTGAAGAGTCCACTGCCATGGCCACTCAGACAGCCTTGGACCTGCTGTTGAACATGAGCGCCCAACGGGAGCTGGGGGCGACAGCCCTGCAGGTGAGCACTCAGGATTTCCCCTGCCTAACTGCTGAGCATGCCAGCTCTGCTGAATGTGGCAAGTAAAGGAGACTAGTGAGTCCAGATTACCTGTTGGGGGCAGATCAATCTAACCCTTATGGGCAAAACTTGAAAGAGCCAAGGACAGTCTTTCCCAGTACGCTGTCTAGTAACCAGTGAACATTTGTcctagtcactgttctgttgctgtgaagagacaccatgaccaaggcaactcttctaaaagaaagcatttcattgagggcttgcttaaaatttcagaggcttagtccattgtctCCATGGCAGGGGACATGACACTGAGTGGTAGCTGAGAgatacatcttgatctgcagactgagagagactgggccaggcatgggcttttgaacccttaaagcccacccctgatgtcactcttcctccaacaatacCATACCTCCTccataaggccacacctcctaatcttttcagAGTTCCACTCCCAGGTGACTAAGCCTTCCCATTCAGTCCCCACCCCATTTCTGCGCTGAGGGTTATGTGTTGCTGCATGTGGTTCTCTTGGTCTTCTTTGGCTTCATTCTCACCTTGTCTATGTCCCTGTCCTGTccccgcccccccctcccccggggtCTAAAACAGTTTCCTGTGTAAACACCACTTGGACCCAGAATGTACCCAAGGCTTTGTCTAGTGCAGAGCTCTCTCCTACCTCTCAGTGGCCTCGACACCATCTCACATCCACATATCTCCCCCAGCTCATCATCATGCCTCCATCTCTAAAGCAACCCATCTCTAAAACACAGGGAAGCTTAGCAGCACCTCTTGGTCCTAGCCTCTTGGAAAGGTGAAGTGTGAACCAGATAGAGCAtttacctgtaattccaacacttgagcagaggaagcaggatcaTAAGGAAGTGAAGGCTAATctaagctacataatgagtttgagcccagtctgggatacatgagacccaatctcagcaacagaactggagagttggctcagtgggtagacccaggttcagtccatAGTATCTACATGGCCGTTCACAATTGtctaactccagctacaggggatccagtgttctcttctggcctctgtagttaCTTAGATGTGTGGTGCAGACATAGGCAAAACAACTGTATACATATACTTAAATTCAGAAAGTGAAAGTCTGGAGCATGTCTCCCTGCCCTTAGTGGGTTCAGGAAAGGTCGTCAGGATTCTACTTAGGAGCAAACCAACACCTAGATATTCCTTTTAGAACAGGCTCATTGTTCTGCTACTCAGTGATCTGTCCAGGTGCGATACGCAGCATGACcactgtgtgtacacatgccatTCCAACcctgtcttttgttttgctttgtttaattaattcatttttttcgaggcagggggacagggtttccttgtgtagctttggagcctgtcctggaactctctctgtagaccaggctgtctttgaactcacagatatctgcctgcctttgcctcccaagtgccgggattaaaggtgtgcacgccagccaccactgcccagccaagagaaaccctatcttgaaaaacaaacagacaaaacaccaaaaaaaaaaaaaaaaaaaggtatattctGCTAAAGGTATTTGGTCCTACTTTAAAATTCTGTTAAATTACATAGAGGCAGCCAGGCgatagtggtgcactcctttaatcccagcacttgggaggcagaggcaggtggatctttgtgagttcaaagccagcctacaaaacaaaacaaaaaaaaaaaaaatcctcagagatctggaattaaatgcatacactaccatgcctggctgttttgttttgagacggtttctctttgtagccatggctatcctgggctacatataccaggttggcctcaaactcaaaggtctccctgcctctatctcctgagtgctggaattaaaggcatgtgccaccatgcccaactgaaTGTGTTTTAGGACGTTCTTGGGATGTGTAAATGAATGGCGACAGCAGAGGCACTGGTAGGATGGTGAGCTTTAAGGCACCAAGGACCTTGGACAGCAGCTCTGTTCCACTGGTATCATTGCAGGTGGCTGTGGTGAAGTCAGAGGGCGTGGAGGCAGAGTTGACGTCTGCATCTACTGGTAGGCAGCCTTCCCCTGAAGACACCACTCAACAGGTGGTGACACTTCGTGTGGCAGAGCCAGCGAGCAGTGTGGCAGCTGAGAGCCAGCTAGGCCCTCCTGACCTACAGCAGATTGCCTTGCCATCTGGGCCATTTGGTGGGGCCAGCTACAGTGTCGTCACAGCACCCCCTCTGGAAGAGAGGACATCAGCTCCTGGCACTCCTTACAGGTAACTTGGCTCCTTTCAGTCTTTAAGAGGCGCTCCCTACTCCAACCCAGTTATCAGGAGGCAGAGTCCTGGTATGTACAGAGCAGCAGGAGATTGTGTTCTGTGCAGGCTTGGAAGCTGCCATTCTTTGGTCATTGGCTGTTCTGGGAACTTGGCACTAATGGTCTTGCCTAGCTAGCTCCCACAAGATTCCCTgcttttacagatgaggaaacaggctaGAGGTTAGGTCAGCTGCTTAGGTGGTGAGGCTTAGAACACTGGTTCCCAACCCTATATACCTTTTTTCTGCCCCAAATGTGAGTGCttatgtgagtttgaagccagaaggcattagatcccctgtggctgtgggtgctgggaaccagtcctgggtcctctgcaagagcagccagtgttcttaggtGCTGCACCCTCTCTCTAGCTCTCCATCCCCATGAGCTCCTCTGTCTTGAGTGTTTGAACAAATGTGGGGTTATTTGTTGACCTGCTTCCCTCTGGTGCAAATTCGTGACAAGCATTTCTCTGCTCACTGAACTTTTAGGCCATCTGAGGAGCTCTGGTCCTGTGCTATAATGAGGGTCAGAAGCTCTAAGCCAGCGTCTGGGTgggctgcctcagcctctgccctgcctgcttgACTACCAGATCCATTCTGTTTCCTCCTGTTGCCTGGCCTCTCTTCCTGTCCCATTTGGCCAGCTCTGAGCTGGACACCTGGAGTGCTGTCTCCTCCCTACCAAGGGACATGGGGGCCACCCCTTGAGTAGGGTGAAACCCTGAGCAGCTCTTGGTTATCATTTATGGATGAGACAGTGGGGGCCTGGGTGGAAATGGTTGAGCAACGCCTTACATTCACTCAGGCTCCTTCAGCTTAACTGTTGCTTGGAGAAGGGATTCTTATAGCCTTCCACCCTTTTCTGGAAATCCCACCTCATACTTCCACTCTGTGCCCTTAGCGAAGAACCTCCTGGGGAGACAGCCCAGGCTGTGGTTGTGAGTGAGAATCTCAAGGAGGCTGGCACCCACTATATCATGGCAGCTGATGGAACCCAGTTGCACCACATCGAGGTGAGTCTAGGGAGTAGCCACCCCACCCAGTgtcctgcctctctgcccctccttAGCACCTCATGCTATGCATTTTTCTACAGTTGACTGCAGATGGCTCCATCTCCTTCCCAAGTCCAGATACTCTGGCCTCTGGAGCAAAGTGGCCCCTGCTGCAGTGTGGAGGGCCACCCAGAGATGGTCCTGAGGTTCTGTCTCCAGTGAAGACTCACCATGCGGGAGGCCCCCAGGGCTCTTCCACCCCATCCCCTGCAGCCAGCAGCACCCTAGGCCTGGTAGTACCCACCTCCCCATCATCCGCAGCAGCTTTGTCAGCAAAGAAGTTCTCTTGCAAGGTGTGCTCAGAGGCCTTTGCTGGCCGAGCAGAGATGGAGAGTCACAAGCGGGCCCATGCTGGGCCTGCTGCCTTCAAGTGCCCTGACTGCCCCTTCAGTGCTCGCCAGTGGCCTGAGGTCCGGGTAGGTGTGCCCCCATCATGCCTCTGCCTTCATTGCTGCGGTCACTCGTTTGTATAAGAACTCTTTAGAGAGCATCTCCTCAAGCGTAGTCCTCTGTGCCCCTCTAGAGTCAGAGGTGACTCAGCAAGATCTCAGGTCTGGGAGCTGCTTGGTCCAGGACACCAACCAGATAAAAAGTGACTAATGCCAGACTGTGTTCCCAGTGCGAAGGATACAGAGTGTAGAGCAGGGGCGGCAAGGCATTGGATAGGGTGCTAGAAAGACCACAGAGGTGGCagtggagccaggcagtggagcCTAGGCACAGAGAGGGTGGCATGACTGGAGACTGAGGATGCTAGAGGGTGGTGGGAGAGCAGATGTTCGAGGCCAACGTGGGATGCCATGAAAACAGCAGAATAGTTTCTGATAAATTTCATgaactagccgggcgatggtggcgcacgcctttaatcccagcactcgggaggcagaggcaggctgatctctgtgagttcgagaccagcctggtctacagagctagttccaggacaggttccaaagccacagagaaaccctgtctcggaaaaaaaaaaaaaaaaaaaaaaaaaatttcatgaacTCTTTCCACTTGCCGGAGGGTTTTCAGATCCAACCCCGTGCTGCATCCTCTGAGCTCTTTAAGGGGCCAGGGCCTATAGCCTCACCCTCCAATGGGAAAGGTAATGCCCAGTTAAGCAGGACTGAGCCCTAGCGTGCCGAAAGTCCCTCTTCAGTAAGTACGGTACAGAGTCACAAACTGAGACAAATTACCCAAGTGGTGTAATGGCACAGCCTCTGGCTTCTCACTTTATGTCTGTGGTAGACTAGTCTTAGTAAGGTCCGTCCTTTTGGTCCGGCTCCTCACTGACGTGCATTTAGTTTCTGTGGAGACTTGTTACCTCCCATTCTGACCCACTGGTACCTGGTCTCTACCTTGTATAGGCTCACATGGCACAGCATTCAAGCCTAAGGCCTCACCAGTGCAATCAATGTAGCTTTGCCTCCAAGAACAAGAAGGATCTGAGGCGGCACATGCTAACGCACACCAATGAGAAGCCTTTCTCATGCCATCTCTGTGGGCAGCGGTGAGGCTTGGGATGgccaggaaggggggggggcttccaTGCACACAAGGTAGAGCTACTTTATACCtgttcttccctcctcagtttcAACCGGAATGGGCACCTCAAATTCCACATCCAGAGGCTACATAGCAGTGAAGGGAGAAAGACTGGGGGTGCTACAGCCCGAGCCCCAGCCCAGACCATCATCCTCAACAGTGAAGAGGAAGCACTGACCACACTGCATAGTGAGCTACCCTGGGCCACAGGGGTGGGCCTCTGGTCCAAAGGCTAGAACCACAGCGCAAGGGAACCCCAGGGATGAGGCATTCAAGTTTTCCCTGAACCCCCTAATGAGcccctcctctctgcccagctgCCATCCAGTCCAGTCATGGTGTCCTAGGTCCAGAGCGGCTACAGCAGGCACTGAGCCAGGAACACATCTTTGTGGCCCAGGAACAGACAGTGACCAATCAGGTAAGCAAAGTCTGGAGCGCCTGCAGAGAGGATGGGACAGACAGAactgagaggtggctcagaggtaggGTTAGAAGCCTTGCACCATCATGAGGAGCAGAGTTTAGATCCTAGCTCCCACCATGTTACAAGTCTGGCCAGCTCTTGCACTCCTAGAAGCCCAGCTCCAAGTAGGGTAGAGACAAGAGACCTCTGGGGTTTGTGTGGCTTCCAGCCAAGAACTCCAGGTtcatggagagaccctgcctcaacagaacaggcagggggaaaaaaaagtgaagaacaaTGCTTGATACCCTGTCTGACCGTCTGGCCTCCCGGCGGGtggagacacacatacacaccaaaaaaacacaacacagaacacgtgaataaataaaagaactgtgGCTAAGTTGGGCTTGGTCTTAACAGGAGGAAGCTGCCTACATCCAGGAAATCACCACGGCAGATGGCCAGACAGTACAGCACCTGGTCACCTCTGACAACCAGGTAAACTCCTGTCTCCTTGCCCGCCTAGGCCCACCTTAGAACACAAGTTTCCAGACTACCTGGGCCAGTGTCCACAGTTGTGTCTTCTACTCTGCCCACTTACCTCAGTTCTCATTGAGTGGAGCCCTAGAACCTGCCTTGTCCTCTTTCTTAGGTTCAGTATATCATCTCTCAGGACGGCGTCCAGCACCTACTGCCTCAGGAGTATGTTGTGGTCCCTGATGGCCATCATATCCAGGTAGGCCAGGTCTGGGGCAAGGTGGGGTTTGGAGGAAGGCCACACAGCCTCTTTCTATATCACTGGCCAGCTTCCCatctccaggtccaggagggccAGATCACACACATCCAGTATGAGCAAGGTACCCCATTCCTGCAGGAATCCCAGGTATGTTACCTGGAGGAACAGGCAGAGCTGGGGTAGTGAGGCACCTGGGAGACTAGATTCTTACTGGCTTCTTTCTCCAGATCCAGTATGTACCTGTGTCCCCAGGCCAGCAGCTTGTCACCCAGGCTCAGCTTGAGGCTGCAGCACATTCTGCTGTTACAGGTATAGATGGGGCTGAACACGGacagccaggaagctgaggccagaCCCAGCTCCTGGAGCCTCAGGCTTACTGTGTTTTTCCCTCCTCTGGCAGCAGTGGCTGATGCTGCCATGGCCCAAGTCCAGGGCCTGTTTGGCACTGAGGAGGCAGTGCCTGAACACATCCAACAGCTGCAACACCAGGGCATCGAGTACGACGTCATTACCATCACGGATGATTGAGCCTCAAAAGCCCAATGCTGATCTTGGATAtcggggccagctctcctggagACGGGGGACTTTCCTGTCCTACTTAGGGCCTCCAGATACTGGACAATCAGTATCCCTTGACTCCAAAGGAGCCAGACCTGTgctcttggggggtggggggtagccATGGGCCCCAGCCAGGACATGCTGGGTCCTTCAGCCTGCTGGCAGGCTTTGGgagagaaatttatttttgtttggatggACCCACTGGCTCCTCAGTCTCAATAAAGGGACCAGAGTCCAGCCCTTGTAGCTCTCTTTGTATACATGCTAATAACCTGAACTAGGTAAGGGCCAGGAAAGCAGGCAGAAG
This portion of the Microtus ochrogaster isolate Prairie Vole_2 linkage group LG8, MicOch1.0, whole genome shotgun sequence genome encodes:
- the Znf335 gene encoding zinc finger protein 335 isoform X1, whose amino-acid sequence is MEENEVESSSDAAPGPGQPEEPSESGLGVGTSEAVSADSSDAATAPELTEADDSGVGQSSDSGSRSVEEVSESISADPLPHGYLPDSSSVSRGTVAEVPGGPPALVHSSVLPDPSMLVSDCAASSSDLGAAIDKIIESTIGPDLIQSCITVTSAEEGGAETTQYLILQGPDDGAPITSPMSTSTLTNSLAAIETLVDGPTSTSACLEPPEEPQGEPSSLAQPPPASGTDELDLQSLEAMMEVVVVQQFKCKMCQYRSSTKATLLRHMRERHFRPAAAAAVTTAAGKRGRLRKWGTSTKTTEEEGPEEEEDDIVDAGAIDDLEEDSDYNPAEDESRGRQLRLQRPTPSTPRPRRRPGRPRKLPRLETADLYDGVGEPLVSSQSTQNPPELQDFEAPSSSGPGGLWGKVGRGPVESGVSQSDAENAAHSCKDEPDAQPRRRGRPSRRFLGKKYRKYYYKSPKPLLRPYLCRICGSRFLSLEDLRFHVNSHEAGDPQLFKCLQCSYRSRRWSSLKEHMFNHVGSKPYKCDECSYTSVYRKDVIRHAAVHSRDRKKRPDPTPKLSSFPCPVCGRVYPMQKRLTQHMKTHSTEKPHMCDKCGKSFKKRYTFKMHLLTHIQAVANRRFKCEFCEFFCDDKKALLNHQLSHVSDKPFKCSFCPYRTFREDFLLSHVAVKHTGAKPFACEYCHFSTRHKKNLRLHVRCRHANSFEEWGRRHPEEPPSRRRPFFSLQQIEELKQQHTAAPGLPPSSPGPEAPQEPAPFQSPETPPLLCPDALGGATIIYQQGAEESTAMATQTALDLLLNMSAQRELGATALQVAVVKSEGVEAELTSASTGRQPSPEDTTQQVVTLRVAEPASSVAAESQLGPPDLQQIALPSGPFGGASYSVVTAPPLEERTSAPGTPYSEEPPGETAQAVVVSENLKEAGTHYIMAADGTQLHHIELTADGSISFPSPDTLASGAKWPLLQCGGPPRDGPEVLSPVKTHHAGGPQGSSTPSPAASSTLGLVVPTSPSSAAALSAKKFSCKVCSEAFAGRAEMESHKRAHAGPAAFKCPDCPFSARQWPEVRAHMAQHSSLRPHQCNQCSFASKNKKDLRRHMLTHTNEKPFSCHLCGQRFNRNGHLKFHIQRLHSSEGRKTGGATARAPAQTIILNSEEEALTTLHTAIQSSHGVLGPERLQQALSQEHIFVAQEQTVTNQEEAAYIQEITTADGQTVQHLVTSDNQVQYIISQDGVQHLLPQEYVVVPDGHHIQVGQVWGKVGFGGRPHSLFLYHWPASHLQVQEGQITHIQYEQGTPFLQESQIQYVPVSPGQQLVTQAQLEAAAHSAVTAVADAAMAQVQGLFGTEEAVPEHIQQLQHQGIEYDVITITDD
- the Znf335 gene encoding zinc finger protein 335 isoform X3, with the protein product MEENEVESSSDAAPGPGQPEEPSESGLGVGTSEAVSADSSDAATAPELTEADDSGVGQSSDSGSRSVEEVSESISADPLPHGYLPDSSSVSRGTVAEVPGGPPALVHSSVLPDPSMLVSDCAASSSDLGAAIDKIIESTIGPDLIQSCITVTSAEEGGAETTQYLILQGPDDGAPITSPMSTSTLTNSLAAIETLVDGPTSTSACLEPPEEPQGEPSSLAQPPPASGTDELDLQSLEAMMEVVVVQQFKCKMCQYRSSTKATLLRHMRERHFRPAAAAAVTTAAGKRGRLRKWGTSTKTTEEEGPEEEEDDIVDAGAIDDLEEDSDYNPAEDESRGRQLRLQRPTPSTPRPRRRPGRPRKLPRLETADLYDGVGEPLVSSQSTQNPPELQDFEAPSSSGPGGLWGKVGRGPVESGVSQSDAENAAHSCKDEPDAQPRRRGRPSRRFLGKKYRKYYYKSPKPLLRPYLCRICGSRFLSLEDLRFHVNSHEAGDPQLFKCLQCSYRSRRWSSLKEHMFNHVGSKPYKCDECSYTSVYRKDVIRHAAVHSRDRKKRPDPTPKLSSFPCPVCGRVYPMQKRLTQHMKTHSTEKPHMCDKCGKSFKKRYTFKMHLLTHIQAVANRRFKCEFCEFFCDDKKALLNHQLSHVSDKPFKCSFCPYRTFREDFLLSHVAVKHTGAKPFACEYCHFSTRHKKNLRLHVRCRHANSFEEWGRRHPEEPPSRRRPFFSLQQIEELKQQHTAAPGLPPSSPGPEAPQEPAPFQSPETPPLLCPDALGGATIIYQQGAEESTAMATQTALDLLLNMSAQRELGATALQVAVVKSEGVEAELTSASTGRQPSPEDTTQQVVTLRVAEPASSVAAESQLGPPDLQQIALPSGPFGGASYSVVTAPPLEERTSAPGTPYSEEPPGETAQAVVVSENLKEAGTHYIMAADGTQLHHIELTADGSISFPSPDTLASGAKWPLLQCGGPPRDGPEVLSPVKTHHAGGPQGSSTPSPAASSTLGLVVPTSPSSAAALSAKKFSCKVCSEAFAGRAEMESHKRAHAGPAAFKCPDCPFSARQWPEVRAHMAQHSSLRPHQCNQCSFASKNKKDLRRHMLTHTNEKPFSCHLCGQRFNRNGHLKFHIQRLHSSEGRKTGGATARAPAQTIILNSEEEALTTLHTAIQSSHGVLGPERLQQALSQEHIFVAQEQTVTNQEEAAYIQEITTADGQTVQHLVTSDNQVQYIISQDGVQHLLPQEYVVVPDGHHIQVGQVWGKVGFGGRPHSLFLYHWPASHLQVQEGQITHIQYEQGTPFLQESQIQYVPVSPGQQLVTQAQLEAAAHSAVTVADAAMAQVQGLFGTEEAVPEHIQQLQHQGIEYDVITITDD